From Alosa sapidissima isolate fAloSap1 chromosome 2, fAloSap1.pri, whole genome shotgun sequence, one genomic window encodes:
- the pou2f1b gene encoding POU domain, class 2, transcription factor 1b isoform X5 has translation MADGGAASQDESSGPDSKMSNPSESSKCAMESGDGNTGAQTNGLDFQRQTVQTTNAITNAHAQALLQQFKTEEADEPVASSQTGPLPQTQLMLAGGQIAGLTLTPAQQQLLLQQAQAQLLAAAVQHSASQQSSTSGANISASAATPITQIPLSQPIQITPGWDMQQLQQLQQQNPNLQQFVLVQPGLPIATQLQPAQFIISQTPQGQQTPFFSNHQLGLLQASNLLTQLPQSQANLLQTQPSITLATQPATPTRTIAATPIQPLPLTQSTPKRMDTPSLEEPSDLEELEQFAKTFKQRRIKLGFTQGDVGLAMGKLYGNDFSQTTISRFEALNLSFKNMCKLKPLLEKWLNDAENLTSDQALSSPSSLGSPGLGMEGLNRRRKKRTSIETNIRVALEKSFLENQKPTSEEITMIADQLNMEKEVIRVWFCNRRQKEKRINPPSSGSSGTTPIKAIFSPSNPLVSSTASLVSSNTPTTLTVNPALPLTSTSVSGLTFTGKMPFTFAGTTITAAPTNTASVISATPTLVTTAAAASSPSLSPSPTGASLQTSVGDSGGGPQEGSGGSVVSHAPTPACTLASALSSGQVMVAAPGLSAALQGAQLPTSASLAAMAAAAGLNPGLMASSQFTPGGALLSLAPGGLGSALSPALMSNSTLATIQGVWSALASSGTLPITSLDGSGNLLFANASAGSTPNLVTAPLFLNPQNLSLLASNPVSLVSAGGANLQLTADAHQSVVTTAAMPASTISTASKAQ, from the exons ATGGCGGACGGAGGAGCAGCGAGTCAAGATGAGAGTTCAGGACCAG ATTCTAAAATGAGTAATCCGTCTGAATCGAGTAAATGTGCAATGGAGAGTGGCGACGGAAACACAG GTGCCCAAACAAATGGACTGGACTTTCAGAGACAGACAGTGCAGACAACAAACGCAATCAccaacgcacacgcacaagctCTGCTCCAACag TTTAAGACGGAGGAGGCTGACGAGCCAGTGGCCTCAAGCCAGACGGGGCCGCTGCCTCAGACCCAGCTCATGCTGGCTGGGGGACAGATCGCTGGA TTGACTCTGACTCCGGCGCAACAGCAGTTATTGCTGCAGCAGGCCCAGGCTCAGTTGCTGGCGGCGGCCGTGCAGCACTCAGCCAGCCAGCAGAGCAGCACCAGCGGGGCCAACATCTCTGCCTCCGCAGCCACACCCATCACCCAGATCCCCCTGTCCCAACCCATCCAGATCACGCCT ggatgggatatgcagcagctgcagcagcttcAGCAGCAGAACCCCAACCTGCAGCAGTTTGTGCTGGTGCAGCCGGGGCTGCCAATCGCCACCCAGCTGCAGCCGGCGCAGTTCATCATCTCCCAGACGCCGCAGGGCCAGCAAA CTCCCTTCTTCTCCAATCATCAATTAGGTCTCCTGCAGGCCTCCAACCTACTAACACAACTACCTCAAAGCCAAGCCAACCTCCTGCAGACCCAACCCAGCATCACCCTCGCCACCCAG CCCGCGACCCCAACTCGCACGATAGCAGCTACCCCCATCCAGCCCCTGCCCCTCACCCAGAGTACACCAAAGCGCATGGACACCCCCAGTCTGGAGGAGCCCAGTGACCTGGAGGAGCTTGAGCAGTTCGCCAAGACCTTCAAGCAGAGGAGAATCAAACTGGGCttcactcag GGGGACGTTGGCCTTGCCATGGGAAAGCTTTATGGCAATGACTTTAGCCAAACCACCATCTCTCGATTTGAGGCCTTGAACCTGAGCTTTAAAAACATGTGCAAGTTGAAGCCTCTGCTGGAGAAGTGGCTCAACGATGCAG agaaccTGACGTCTGACCAGGCCCTGTCCAGCCCCAGCTCCCTGGGCTCCCCAGGCCTGGGCATGGAGGGGCTGAACCGCCGGCGCAAGAAGAGGACCAGTATCGAGACCAACATCCGTGTGGCCTTAGAGAAGAGCTTTCTAGAG AACCAAAAACCTACCTCTGAGGAGATCACCATGATCGCCGACCAGCTcaacatggagaaggaggtgatCCGCGTATGGTTCTGCAACCGCCggcagaaggagaagaggatCAACCCCcccagcagtggcagcagcgGCACCACCCCCATCAAAGCAATCTTCTCCCCCTCCAATCCCCTG GTGTCCAGCACGGCGAGCCTTGTGAGCAGTAACACACCGACCACACTGACTGTAAACCCAGCTTTGCCTCTCACCAGCACGAGTGTCTCTGGCCTCACCTTCACTGGTAAGATGCCATTCACCTTCGCTG GCACAACCATCACTGCAGCCCCTACCAACACAGCCTCTGTCATCTCTGCTACACCCACCCTGGTAACTACAGCAGCCGCTGCCAGCTCACCCTCACTAAGCCCGTCCCCAACCGGGGCATCACTGCAGACGTCTGTCGGCGACTCGGGCGGCGGGCCCCAGGAGGGTTCTGGCGGGAGCGTGGTGTCCCATGCCCCGACCCCGGCCTGCACGTTGGCGTCGGCTCTGAGCTCGGGCCAGGTGATGGTGGCCGCGCCAGGGCTCTCGGCCGCTCTACAGGGGGCACAGCTCCCCACCAGCGCCAGCCTCGCCGCCATGGCTGCCGCCGCAGGCCTCAACCCCGGCCTCATGGCCTCCTCACAGTTCACCCCTGg GGGGGCCTTGTTGAGTCTGGCACCAGGAGGTTTGGGCAGCGCTCTGAGTCCTGCACTGATGAGCAACAGCACCTTGGCCACTATCCAAGGTGTGTGGAGCG CGTTGGCCTCTAGTGGAACTCTGCCCATCACTTCTCTGGATGGCAGTGGGAACCTGCTGTTTGCCAACGCCAGCGCGGGCAGCACGCCCAACCTGGTGACGGCGCCACTCTTCCTCAACCCGCAGAACCTGTCGCTGCTCGCCAGCAATCCTGTCAGCCTGGTATCTGCCGGCGGTGCCAACCTGCAGCTCACAGCCGATGCCCACCAGAGCGTGGTTACCACAGCCGCTATGCCCGCCTCCACCATAAGCACCGCCTCCAAGGCACAGTAA
- the pou2f1b gene encoding POU domain, class 2, transcription factor 1b isoform X11, with translation MADGGAASQDESSGPDSKMSNPSESSKCAMESGDGNTGAQTNGLDFQRQTVQTTNAITNAHAQALLQQFKTEEADEPVASSQTGPLPQTQLMLAGGQIAGLTLTPAQQQLLLQQAQAQLLAAAVQHSASQQSSTSGANISASAATPITQIPLSQPIQITPQLQQLQQQNPNLQQFVLVQPGLPIATQLQPAQFIISQTPQGQQSLLQASNLLTQLPQSQANLLQTQPSITLATQPATPTRTIAATPIQPLPLTQSTPKRMDTPSLEEPSDLEELEQFAKTFKQRRIKLGFTQGDVGLAMGKLYGNDFSQTTISRFEALNLSFKNMCKLKPLLEKWLNDAVCAENLTSDQALSSPSSLGSPGLGMEGLNRRRKKRTSIETNIRVALEKSFLEQNQKPTSEEITMIADQLNMEKEVIRVWFCNRRQKEKRINPPSSGSSGTTPIKAIFSPSNPLVSSTASLVSSNTPTTLTVNPALPLTSTSVSGLTFTGKMPFTFAGTTITAAPTNTASVISATPTLVTTAAAASSPSLSPSPTGASLQTSVGDSGGGPQEGSGGSVVSHAPTPACTLASALSSGQVMVAAPGLSAALQGAQLPTSASLAAMAAAAGLNPGLMASSQFTPGGALLSLAPGGLGSALSPALMSNSTLATIQGVWSALASSGTLPITSLDGSGNLLFANASAGSTPNLVTAPLFLNPQNLSLLASNPVSLVSAGGANLQLTADAHQSVVTTAAMPASTISTASKAQ, from the exons ATGGCGGACGGAGGAGCAGCGAGTCAAGATGAGAGTTCAGGACCAG ATTCTAAAATGAGTAATCCGTCTGAATCGAGTAAATGTGCAATGGAGAGTGGCGACGGAAACACAG GTGCCCAAACAAATGGACTGGACTTTCAGAGACAGACAGTGCAGACAACAAACGCAATCAccaacgcacacgcacaagctCTGCTCCAACag TTTAAGACGGAGGAGGCTGACGAGCCAGTGGCCTCAAGCCAGACGGGGCCGCTGCCTCAGACCCAGCTCATGCTGGCTGGGGGACAGATCGCTGGA TTGACTCTGACTCCGGCGCAACAGCAGTTATTGCTGCAGCAGGCCCAGGCTCAGTTGCTGGCGGCGGCCGTGCAGCACTCAGCCAGCCAGCAGAGCAGCACCAGCGGGGCCAACATCTCTGCCTCCGCAGCCACACCCATCACCCAGATCCCCCTGTCCCAACCCATCCAGATCACGCCT cagctgcagcagcttcAGCAGCAGAACCCCAACCTGCAGCAGTTTGTGCTGGTGCAGCCGGGGCTGCCAATCGCCACCCAGCTGCAGCCGGCGCAGTTCATCATCTCCCAGACGCCGCAGGGCCAGCAAA GTCTCCTGCAGGCCTCCAACCTACTAACACAACTACCTCAAAGCCAAGCCAACCTCCTGCAGACCCAACCCAGCATCACCCTCGCCACCCAG CCCGCGACCCCAACTCGCACGATAGCAGCTACCCCCATCCAGCCCCTGCCCCTCACCCAGAGTACACCAAAGCGCATGGACACCCCCAGTCTGGAGGAGCCCAGTGACCTGGAGGAGCTTGAGCAGTTCGCCAAGACCTTCAAGCAGAGGAGAATCAAACTGGGCttcactcag GGGGACGTTGGCCTTGCCATGGGAAAGCTTTATGGCAATGACTTTAGCCAAACCACCATCTCTCGATTTGAGGCCTTGAACCTGAGCTTTAAAAACATGTGCAAGTTGAAGCCTCTGCTGGAGAAGTGGCTCAACGATGCAG tgtgtgcagagaaccTGACGTCTGACCAGGCCCTGTCCAGCCCCAGCTCCCTGGGCTCCCCAGGCCTGGGCATGGAGGGGCTGAACCGCCGGCGCAAGAAGAGGACCAGTATCGAGACCAACATCCGTGTGGCCTTAGAGAAGAGCTTTCTAGAG CAGAACCAAAAACCTACCTCTGAGGAGATCACCATGATCGCCGACCAGCTcaacatggagaaggaggtgatCCGCGTATGGTTCTGCAACCGCCggcagaaggagaagaggatCAACCCCcccagcagtggcagcagcgGCACCACCCCCATCAAAGCAATCTTCTCCCCCTCCAATCCCCTG GTGTCCAGCACGGCGAGCCTTGTGAGCAGTAACACACCGACCACACTGACTGTAAACCCAGCTTTGCCTCTCACCAGCACGAGTGTCTCTGGCCTCACCTTCACTGGTAAGATGCCATTCACCTTCGCTG GCACAACCATCACTGCAGCCCCTACCAACACAGCCTCTGTCATCTCTGCTACACCCACCCTGGTAACTACAGCAGCCGCTGCCAGCTCACCCTCACTAAGCCCGTCCCCAACCGGGGCATCACTGCAGACGTCTGTCGGCGACTCGGGCGGCGGGCCCCAGGAGGGTTCTGGCGGGAGCGTGGTGTCCCATGCCCCGACCCCGGCCTGCACGTTGGCGTCGGCTCTGAGCTCGGGCCAGGTGATGGTGGCCGCGCCAGGGCTCTCGGCCGCTCTACAGGGGGCACAGCTCCCCACCAGCGCCAGCCTCGCCGCCATGGCTGCCGCCGCAGGCCTCAACCCCGGCCTCATGGCCTCCTCACAGTTCACCCCTGg GGGGGCCTTGTTGAGTCTGGCACCAGGAGGTTTGGGCAGCGCTCTGAGTCCTGCACTGATGAGCAACAGCACCTTGGCCACTATCCAAGGTGTGTGGAGCG CGTTGGCCTCTAGTGGAACTCTGCCCATCACTTCTCTGGATGGCAGTGGGAACCTGCTGTTTGCCAACGCCAGCGCGGGCAGCACGCCCAACCTGGTGACGGCGCCACTCTTCCTCAACCCGCAGAACCTGTCGCTGCTCGCCAGCAATCCTGTCAGCCTGGTATCTGCCGGCGGTGCCAACCTGCAGCTCACAGCCGATGCCCACCAGAGCGTGGTTACCACAGCCGCTATGCCCGCCTCCACCATAAGCACCGCCTCCAAGGCACAGTAA
- the pou2f1b gene encoding POU domain, class 2, transcription factor 1b isoform X6: MADGGAASQDESSGPDSKMSNPSESSKCAMESGDGNTGAQTNGLDFQRQTVQTTNAITNAHAQALLQQFKTEEADEPVASSQTGPLPQTQLMLAGGQIAGLTLTPAQQQLLLQQAQAQLLAAAVQHSASQQSSTSGANISASAATPITQIPLSQPIQITPQLQQLQQQNPNLQQFVLVQPGLPIATQLQPAQFIISQTPQGQQTPFFSNHQLGLLQASNLLTQLPQSQANLLQTQPSITLATQPATPTRTIAATPIQPLPLTQSTPKRMDTPSLEEPSDLEELEQFAKTFKQRRIKLGFTQGDVGLAMGKLYGNDFSQTTISRFEALNLSFKNMCKLKPLLEKWLNDAVCAENLTSDQALSSPSSLGSPGLGMEGLNRRRKKRTSIETNIRVALEKSFLEQNQKPTSEEITMIADQLNMEKEVIRVWFCNRRQKEKRINPPSSGSSGTTPIKAIFSPSNPLVSSTASLVSSNTPTTLTVNPALPLTSTSVSGLTFTGKMPFTFAGTTITAAPTNTASVISATPTLVTTAAAASSPSLSPSPTGASLQTSVGDSGGGPQEGSGGSVVSHAPTPACTLASALSSGQVMVAAPGLSAALQGAQLPTSASLAAMAAAAGLNPGLMASSQFTPGGALLSLAPGGLGSALSPALMSNSTLATIQGVWSALASSGTLPITSLDGSGNLLFANASAGSTPNLVTAPLFLNPQNLSLLASNPVSLVSAGGANLQLTADAHQSVVTTAAMPASTISTASKAQ, encoded by the exons ATGGCGGACGGAGGAGCAGCGAGTCAAGATGAGAGTTCAGGACCAG ATTCTAAAATGAGTAATCCGTCTGAATCGAGTAAATGTGCAATGGAGAGTGGCGACGGAAACACAG GTGCCCAAACAAATGGACTGGACTTTCAGAGACAGACAGTGCAGACAACAAACGCAATCAccaacgcacacgcacaagctCTGCTCCAACag TTTAAGACGGAGGAGGCTGACGAGCCAGTGGCCTCAAGCCAGACGGGGCCGCTGCCTCAGACCCAGCTCATGCTGGCTGGGGGACAGATCGCTGGA TTGACTCTGACTCCGGCGCAACAGCAGTTATTGCTGCAGCAGGCCCAGGCTCAGTTGCTGGCGGCGGCCGTGCAGCACTCAGCCAGCCAGCAGAGCAGCACCAGCGGGGCCAACATCTCTGCCTCCGCAGCCACACCCATCACCCAGATCCCCCTGTCCCAACCCATCCAGATCACGCCT cagctgcagcagcttcAGCAGCAGAACCCCAACCTGCAGCAGTTTGTGCTGGTGCAGCCGGGGCTGCCAATCGCCACCCAGCTGCAGCCGGCGCAGTTCATCATCTCCCAGACGCCGCAGGGCCAGCAAA CTCCCTTCTTCTCCAATCATCAATTAGGTCTCCTGCAGGCCTCCAACCTACTAACACAACTACCTCAAAGCCAAGCCAACCTCCTGCAGACCCAACCCAGCATCACCCTCGCCACCCAG CCCGCGACCCCAACTCGCACGATAGCAGCTACCCCCATCCAGCCCCTGCCCCTCACCCAGAGTACACCAAAGCGCATGGACACCCCCAGTCTGGAGGAGCCCAGTGACCTGGAGGAGCTTGAGCAGTTCGCCAAGACCTTCAAGCAGAGGAGAATCAAACTGGGCttcactcag GGGGACGTTGGCCTTGCCATGGGAAAGCTTTATGGCAATGACTTTAGCCAAACCACCATCTCTCGATTTGAGGCCTTGAACCTGAGCTTTAAAAACATGTGCAAGTTGAAGCCTCTGCTGGAGAAGTGGCTCAACGATGCAG tgtgtgcagagaaccTGACGTCTGACCAGGCCCTGTCCAGCCCCAGCTCCCTGGGCTCCCCAGGCCTGGGCATGGAGGGGCTGAACCGCCGGCGCAAGAAGAGGACCAGTATCGAGACCAACATCCGTGTGGCCTTAGAGAAGAGCTTTCTAGAG CAGAACCAAAAACCTACCTCTGAGGAGATCACCATGATCGCCGACCAGCTcaacatggagaaggaggtgatCCGCGTATGGTTCTGCAACCGCCggcagaaggagaagaggatCAACCCCcccagcagtggcagcagcgGCACCACCCCCATCAAAGCAATCTTCTCCCCCTCCAATCCCCTG GTGTCCAGCACGGCGAGCCTTGTGAGCAGTAACACACCGACCACACTGACTGTAAACCCAGCTTTGCCTCTCACCAGCACGAGTGTCTCTGGCCTCACCTTCACTGGTAAGATGCCATTCACCTTCGCTG GCACAACCATCACTGCAGCCCCTACCAACACAGCCTCTGTCATCTCTGCTACACCCACCCTGGTAACTACAGCAGCCGCTGCCAGCTCACCCTCACTAAGCCCGTCCCCAACCGGGGCATCACTGCAGACGTCTGTCGGCGACTCGGGCGGCGGGCCCCAGGAGGGTTCTGGCGGGAGCGTGGTGTCCCATGCCCCGACCCCGGCCTGCACGTTGGCGTCGGCTCTGAGCTCGGGCCAGGTGATGGTGGCCGCGCCAGGGCTCTCGGCCGCTCTACAGGGGGCACAGCTCCCCACCAGCGCCAGCCTCGCCGCCATGGCTGCCGCCGCAGGCCTCAACCCCGGCCTCATGGCCTCCTCACAGTTCACCCCTGg GGGGGCCTTGTTGAGTCTGGCACCAGGAGGTTTGGGCAGCGCTCTGAGTCCTGCACTGATGAGCAACAGCACCTTGGCCACTATCCAAGGTGTGTGGAGCG CGTTGGCCTCTAGTGGAACTCTGCCCATCACTTCTCTGGATGGCAGTGGGAACCTGCTGTTTGCCAACGCCAGCGCGGGCAGCACGCCCAACCTGGTGACGGCGCCACTCTTCCTCAACCCGCAGAACCTGTCGCTGCTCGCCAGCAATCCTGTCAGCCTGGTATCTGCCGGCGGTGCCAACCTGCAGCTCACAGCCGATGCCCACCAGAGCGTGGTTACCACAGCCGCTATGCCCGCCTCCACCATAAGCACCGCCTCCAAGGCACAGTAA
- the pou2f1b gene encoding POU domain, class 2, transcription factor 1b isoform X10, whose amino-acid sequence MADGGAASQDESSGPDSKMSNPSESSKCAMESGDGNTGAQTNGLDFQRQTVQTTNAITNAHAQALLQQFKTEEADEPVASSQTGPLPQTQLMLAGGQIAGLTLTPAQQQLLLQQAQAQLLAAAVQHSASQQSSTSGANISASAATPITQIPLSQPIQITPGWDMQQLQQLQQQNPNLQQFVLVQPGLPIATQLQPAQFIISQTPQGQQSLLQASNLLTQLPQSQANLLQTQPSITLATQPATPTRTIAATPIQPLPLTQSTPKRMDTPSLEEPSDLEELEQFAKTFKQRRIKLGFTQGDVGLAMGKLYGNDFSQTTISRFEALNLSFKNMCKLKPLLEKWLNDAENLTSDQALSSPSSLGSPGLGMEGLNRRRKKRTSIETNIRVALEKSFLEQNQKPTSEEITMIADQLNMEKEVIRVWFCNRRQKEKRINPPSSGSSGTTPIKAIFSPSNPLVSSTASLVSSNTPTTLTVNPALPLTSTSVSGLTFTGKMPFTFAGTTITAAPTNTASVISATPTLVTTAAAASSPSLSPSPTGASLQTSVGDSGGGPQEGSGGSVVSHAPTPACTLASALSSGQVMVAAPGLSAALQGAQLPTSASLAAMAAAAGLNPGLMASSQFTPGGALLSLAPGGLGSALSPALMSNSTLATIQGVWSALASSGTLPITSLDGSGNLLFANASAGSTPNLVTAPLFLNPQNLSLLASNPVSLVSAGGANLQLTADAHQSVVTTAAMPASTISTASKAQ is encoded by the exons ATGGCGGACGGAGGAGCAGCGAGTCAAGATGAGAGTTCAGGACCAG ATTCTAAAATGAGTAATCCGTCTGAATCGAGTAAATGTGCAATGGAGAGTGGCGACGGAAACACAG GTGCCCAAACAAATGGACTGGACTTTCAGAGACAGACAGTGCAGACAACAAACGCAATCAccaacgcacacgcacaagctCTGCTCCAACag TTTAAGACGGAGGAGGCTGACGAGCCAGTGGCCTCAAGCCAGACGGGGCCGCTGCCTCAGACCCAGCTCATGCTGGCTGGGGGACAGATCGCTGGA TTGACTCTGACTCCGGCGCAACAGCAGTTATTGCTGCAGCAGGCCCAGGCTCAGTTGCTGGCGGCGGCCGTGCAGCACTCAGCCAGCCAGCAGAGCAGCACCAGCGGGGCCAACATCTCTGCCTCCGCAGCCACACCCATCACCCAGATCCCCCTGTCCCAACCCATCCAGATCACGCCT ggatgggatatgcagcagctgcagcagcttcAGCAGCAGAACCCCAACCTGCAGCAGTTTGTGCTGGTGCAGCCGGGGCTGCCAATCGCCACCCAGCTGCAGCCGGCGCAGTTCATCATCTCCCAGACGCCGCAGGGCCAGCAAA GTCTCCTGCAGGCCTCCAACCTACTAACACAACTACCTCAAAGCCAAGCCAACCTCCTGCAGACCCAACCCAGCATCACCCTCGCCACCCAG CCCGCGACCCCAACTCGCACGATAGCAGCTACCCCCATCCAGCCCCTGCCCCTCACCCAGAGTACACCAAAGCGCATGGACACCCCCAGTCTGGAGGAGCCCAGTGACCTGGAGGAGCTTGAGCAGTTCGCCAAGACCTTCAAGCAGAGGAGAATCAAACTGGGCttcactcag GGGGACGTTGGCCTTGCCATGGGAAAGCTTTATGGCAATGACTTTAGCCAAACCACCATCTCTCGATTTGAGGCCTTGAACCTGAGCTTTAAAAACATGTGCAAGTTGAAGCCTCTGCTGGAGAAGTGGCTCAACGATGCAG agaaccTGACGTCTGACCAGGCCCTGTCCAGCCCCAGCTCCCTGGGCTCCCCAGGCCTGGGCATGGAGGGGCTGAACCGCCGGCGCAAGAAGAGGACCAGTATCGAGACCAACATCCGTGTGGCCTTAGAGAAGAGCTTTCTAGAG CAGAACCAAAAACCTACCTCTGAGGAGATCACCATGATCGCCGACCAGCTcaacatggagaaggaggtgatCCGCGTATGGTTCTGCAACCGCCggcagaaggagaagaggatCAACCCCcccagcagtggcagcagcgGCACCACCCCCATCAAAGCAATCTTCTCCCCCTCCAATCCCCTG GTGTCCAGCACGGCGAGCCTTGTGAGCAGTAACACACCGACCACACTGACTGTAAACCCAGCTTTGCCTCTCACCAGCACGAGTGTCTCTGGCCTCACCTTCACTGGTAAGATGCCATTCACCTTCGCTG GCACAACCATCACTGCAGCCCCTACCAACACAGCCTCTGTCATCTCTGCTACACCCACCCTGGTAACTACAGCAGCCGCTGCCAGCTCACCCTCACTAAGCCCGTCCCCAACCGGGGCATCACTGCAGACGTCTGTCGGCGACTCGGGCGGCGGGCCCCAGGAGGGTTCTGGCGGGAGCGTGGTGTCCCATGCCCCGACCCCGGCCTGCACGTTGGCGTCGGCTCTGAGCTCGGGCCAGGTGATGGTGGCCGCGCCAGGGCTCTCGGCCGCTCTACAGGGGGCACAGCTCCCCACCAGCGCCAGCCTCGCCGCCATGGCTGCCGCCGCAGGCCTCAACCCCGGCCTCATGGCCTCCTCACAGTTCACCCCTGg GGGGGCCTTGTTGAGTCTGGCACCAGGAGGTTTGGGCAGCGCTCTGAGTCCTGCACTGATGAGCAACAGCACCTTGGCCACTATCCAAGGTGTGTGGAGCG CGTTGGCCTCTAGTGGAACTCTGCCCATCACTTCTCTGGATGGCAGTGGGAACCTGCTGTTTGCCAACGCCAGCGCGGGCAGCACGCCCAACCTGGTGACGGCGCCACTCTTCCTCAACCCGCAGAACCTGTCGCTGCTCGCCAGCAATCCTGTCAGCCTGGTATCTGCCGGCGGTGCCAACCTGCAGCTCACAGCCGATGCCCACCAGAGCGTGGTTACCACAGCCGCTATGCCCGCCTCCACCATAAGCACCGCCTCCAAGGCACAGTAA